Within the Aspergillus luchuensis IFO 4308 DNA, chromosome 5, nearly complete sequence genome, the region TTTATACACAAATTCCGAGCGCTTCCAACGTAGGATACATTTTCGACCAGCCGCCAATGCCCAACAATGCCATTGCATGTGGAAATACAGCACGAGAGAGCGTTTAGCGGGTCTTGTAGGTCTGCCAGACTGTAGGAATGGATATGTTAGATAGACGAACGTAAACTGCCGCAAGATGAATGGTAACATACCAGCAATGGCGAAGGGGGCACCGAAACCGGTGACTAGAGTAAGCAAGTCAGCAAGACGTCCGAGTCGCAACGATCACAGCAACCAATTGGGTCACATACCCATGAAAGCCCAGTATCTCCAGAAGAAGTACTTGGTCAGGGGGTTGAAGGGAATGTTGGAGCGAGGGCCCTCGGCGTAGTGGTAAGGGCTACCGAGCTGAGCGCGGGTGGTGGAAAAGCCACGACGGGCAACGAAGGAGGTGGCCATTCTGGCGCGGAGGGCGGTAGCAGCGTACATCTTGAGCTGGGTTAGAGGCAATTGATTGGATGGGATATGGAGGACAATGGGTTTCACCCACTTTGAATGAGGCAGAGAAGCACGACGGTCGAGACAATCCTACTGATATCAACGGGCGGAGGTGCGAGCAAGTCGAGTGGAACGATACTCCCGGCTGCTCCCCGGCTGTCCGCTCACGTGATTCACTATTCCGAACGGCAAGTTTCGCCGGCAGCCATTCACCGCCTTGCGAGGTCTGGGCCAATCACACGCCGCTTCCCTTCACGGGTTCATTGAAATTTCTCGGTGCGATCGCTCTTCTGTGAGACGGTGCAGAACGTCAACCACCCGTCCAGGCCAGTTTGCGTTCCCGCGTCCTTTGTGGCAGACTGTCGACGATGGATGAGCTTTTCGACGTCTTCGAGGACCAGCCTCAGGCCGTTAGGCCTGCGGACGGAGCTCCCAAACGAgcgaagaaagacaagagcaagaagcgACAGGTCAATGGCGACGTGAAGGAGGACGGTGCTGCTACGGAAAACCCTACGGAAACCCCTGAGGATATTGAGATCACAGATGCGCCTgccgtcgaagaagaagtcgaagaagcgaaggaggacgaagaaAGCCCCGCCGCCGACAACAATGAACAACCGGATGCGAAACGCCCGCGCCTCGAGAAGGAACCGGAGCCTGTGGTAGCGGACTCATTCGAGACGGAGCAGGAGCGCGAAGTCGCGGGATCGGCAGGCTTTCAAGGCGTCAACGATTCTACCTCTGTCAAGTTGTCCCACCAGGTGCGGCATCAGGTCGCCATCCCGCCGAAGTACCCATACGTGCCCATTTCCGAACACAAGCCGCCGGAGACCCCAGCCAGAGTGTGGCCATTCACTTTGGATCCTTTCCAGCAAGTCGCGATTGCATCGAtccagagagaagaaagtgTCTTGGTTTCCGCTCATACTAGTGCCGGAAAAACCGTGGTCGCCGAGTACGCCATTGCGCAATGTTTGAAGAACAATCAGAGAGTCATCTATACGAGTCCGATCAAGGCTTTGAGTAACCAGAAGTACCGAGAGTTTGCCGAGGAATTTGGAGATGCGGGCTTGATGACTGGAGATGTTACCATCAACCCAACAGCCACTTGCCTGGTCATGACCACTGAGATTTTGCGGTCCATGCTCTACCGGGGTTCTGAGATTATGCGCGAAGTTGCCTGGGTCATTTTCGATGAAATCCACTATATGCGTGATGCGAGTATGTCTAATCGATCTCCGCCTTAGTTTACTGGATACTGATTTACGCTATAGTCAGAGGTGTTGTCTGGGAGGAAACCATTATCTTGTTGCCCGACAAGGTTCGATATGTATTCTTGTCTGCCACCATCCCAAACGCTATGCAATTCGCCGAATGGGTAACGAAGATGCACAACCAACCCTGCCACGTCGTCTATACCGATTTCCGGCCGACGCCACTACAACactacttcttccccaatGGATCGGAAGGTATGCATcttgttgtggatgagaagggagTATTCCGTGAGGAGAATTTCCAGAAGGCCATGAGCAGTATCGCCGACAAGAGGGGCGACGACCCGTCAGATGCGATGGCCAAGCGGAAAGGAAAGGGCAAGGACAAGAGATTGAACAAGGGTGGCACCCAGGAAAAGAGCGATATTTTCAAGATTGTGAAGATGGTCATGCTCAAGAACCTGAACCCTGTCATTGTCTTCAGTTTCAGCAAGCGCGAATGTGAGAGCTGTGCTCTGCAAATGAAGAACTTAGCCTTCAACGACGATTCTGAGAAAGAGATGGTTCAGAAGGTCTTTGACAGCGCGATCGAAATGTTGTCCGAGGAGGACAGGGGATTGCCCCAGATCCAGAATATCTTGCCTCTTCTTCGCAGGGGTATTGGCGTCCATCACTCTGGTCTGCTCCCTATCCTCAAGGAAACGATTGAGATTCTTTTCCAGGAAGGTCTGATCAAGGTACTCTTCGCCACTGAGACGTTCTCCATTGGTCTTAACATGCCTGCGAGAACTGTCGTCTTCACAAGCGTTCGGAAATTCGACGGCTTCAGCCAGCGTTGGGTCACACCTTCAGAGTTTATCCAGATGTCTGGCCGTGCTGGTCGAAGAGGTCTTGATGATCGCGGTATCGTTATCATGATGGTCGGTGAGGAGATGGACCCCGCCGTGGCGAAGGAAATTGTTCGTGGTGAACAGGATCGACTTAATTCGGCTTTCCACTTGGGTTACAACATGATTCTTAACCTCATGCGTGTAGAAGGCATCTCACCTGAGTTCATGTTGGAGAAGTGTTTCTACCAATTCCAGAACACCGCCGGTGTCGCAGAGCTTGAGAAACGTGCGTCCTTACACCCAGCTTTATCGCATGTCGCTTACTAACTGTGCTATAGAACTtacggagatggaggagaagcgtGCCAATCTCAACATTCCCGACGAAGGAACCATCCGCGAGTACTACGATCTGCGTAAACAGCTCCGCAAATTCGGCGATGATGTCCAAGCAGTGATGAGCCATCCCGAGCATTGCCTGTCATACATGACGCCCGGGCGTTTGGTTCAAATTAAGCACAAGGACATGGAATTTGGGTGGGGTATCGTTGTCAATTGGAAGCATCGCAAGCCACCGAAGAATGCGACTGAAGAGTACAACGATCATCAGAAacatgttgttgatgtgCTCCTCAACATTGCCGACGGAGATTCCGTGGGCACCAAATCATTCGAGGACCTACCAGCTGGCGTCAGACCACCCAAGGAGGATGAAAAATCCCGCATGGAGGTCGTGCCAGTCGTTCTCAGCTGTATCCAGAGCATTGCGCATGTCTGCCTCCGTCTTCCCAAAGACTTGAAGCCAAATGACACACGGAACAACCTGAAGAACACCCTGGAGGAAGTGAAGAAGCGCTTCCCGGATGGCATTGCCACTCTTGATCCTATTGAGAACATGGGTATCAAGGATGACGAGTTCAAAAAGACGCTCAGGGTAAGTATCCAGTACTTCACAAAAGAAGTGACACTGTTGGCTAATCGACGTTGTAGAAAATCGAGGTTCTGGAGTCCCGTCTTCTCTCCAATCCCCTGCACGAGTCGCCACGTTTACCCGAACTATACAATCAGTACTCCGAGAAGGTGGATTTGGGaaacaagatcaaggagaccaagaagaagatctcgGAGGCTATGGCAATCATGCAACTCGAAGAATTGAAATGCCGTAAGCGTGTGCTTCGTCGATTCGGATTTATCAATGAGGCCGAAGTTGTACAACTGAAGGCGCGCGTTGCCTGTGAAATTAGTACAGGTGACGAGTTGATGCTCAGTGAACTTCTCTTCAACGGTTTCTTCAATAACCTTACGCCAGAGCAAGTGGCATCTGCCCTGAGCGTCTTCGTCTTTgaagagaagaccaaggagacCCCTGCTCTGACACGGGATGACCTCGCGAAGCCCCTCAGGGAGATCCAAGCGCAGGCTCGGATCGTCGCCAAGGTCTCCCAGGAGTCCAAGTTGGCGGTCAACGAGGAGGAATACGTGCAAGGTTTCCACTGGGAGTTGATGGAGGTCATCTTCGAATGGGCGAACGGCAAGTCTTTTGCTGACATCTGGTAAGTTTTAATGTCCACCATTCGCGgccgtctttcttttccgtGGTAGTATTAGATTGCTGACtggttctttttctccctaaTGCAGCAAAATGACCGACGTCTACGAAGGCAGTTTGATTCGCGTCTTCCGCCGATTGGAAGAGTGTCTCCGACAGATGGCGCAGGCAGCCAAGGTCATGGGAAGCGAAGATTTGGAGGGTAAATTCGAGACAGCCTTGACCAAGGTGCGCAGGGACATTGTCGCTGCCCAGTCCTTGTATCTCTAAGGTACTGCTGCTACCTATCATTAGTAGTTcttgtatctatctatcttctccCTTGGGTCAGTTTTGTCCTCCTcatttatcatcatcatcacctctgTTGTAAAGGATGGTTTGCGCGGTATGTCTGGGTGGTCGCATTTTTCTGGCGTCAGGCTTCCCAAAAAGGATTTGGCTTTGTTGTTcgttacttttttttttcctatCTGTAAATGAGATATCTCATTCCGTTTTTCATTTTACTTTTCCTACTTGCTTTCTGTTACCTGAGCCCCATCAGATGTACACAACAATATTTCTAGACTACATCAAGAAGCGACAGTTTCAGTTAGGCTTcatatccatcatcatcattcactTCCATCTATCTAGACTAGTACCCAGTAGTACCCATGCCACATAGTGTCACATTTTATTGCAGAATACATTTTATCCGTCTTCAAACGCAACCCCGTTCCCAGAAATCGGCTCCGTTGCTGCTCCATGCATACATATAAGTGaggagtggtggtgtttaGGCACCCCAATGACACCCTCAGACTCAGACATGGTCCATTTAAAATGAAGCCAACGACCGGTAATCTTACCCCCGGTCTGTATTTGTCGTACGAATGACTGgggaaatagaaagattCGGTAATGTTGcagtgtatgtatgttttCTTTGTGTTTGGATCAGGGTTG harbors:
- the COX15_1 gene encoding cytochrome c oxidase VIIc family protein (COG:C;~EggNog:ENOG410PSIU;~InterPro:IPR036636,IPR004202;~PFAM:PF02935;~TransMembrane:1 (o53-72i);~go_function: GO:0004129 - cytochrome-c oxidase activity [Evidence IEA]), whose product is MYAATALRARMATSFVARRGFSTTRAQLGSPYHYAEGPRSNIPFNPLTKYFFWRYWAFMVTGFGAPFAIAVWQTYKTR
- the MTR4 gene encoding ATP-dependent RNA helicase MTR4 (COG:A;~EggNog:ENOG410PHU2;~InterPro:IPR012961,IPR016438,IPR027417,IPR001650, IPR014001,IPR011545,IPR025696;~PFAM:PF04851,PF13234,PF08148,PF00270,PF00271;~go_function: GO:0003676 - nucleic acid binding [Evidence IEA];~go_function: GO:0003723 - RNA binding [Evidence IEA];~go_function: GO:0003724 - RNA helicase activity [Evidence IEA];~go_function: GO:0005524 - ATP binding [Evidence IEA];~go_process: GO:0006401 - RNA catabolic process [Evidence IEA]) — its product is MDELFDVFEDQPQAVRPADGAPKRAKKDKSKKRQVNGDVKEDGAATENPTETPEDIEITDAPAVEEEVEEAKEDEESPAADNNEQPDAKRPRLEKEPEPVVADSFETEQEREVAGSAGFQGVNDSTSVKLSHQVRHQVAIPPKYPYVPISEHKPPETPARVWPFTLDPFQQVAIASIQREESVLVSAHTSAGKTVVAEYAIAQCLKNNQRVIYTSPIKALSNQKYREFAEEFGDAGLMTGDVTINPTATCLVMTTEILRSMLYRGSEIMREVAWVIFDEIHYMRDAIRGVVWEETIILLPDKVRYVFLSATIPNAMQFAEWVTKMHNQPCHVVYTDFRPTPLQHYFFPNGSEGMHLVVDEKGVFREENFQKAMSSIADKRGDDPSDAMAKRKGKGKDKRLNKGGTQEKSDIFKIVKMVMLKNLNPVIVFSFSKRECESCALQMKNLAFNDDSEKEMVQKVFDSAIEMLSEEDRGLPQIQNILPLLRRGIGVHHSGLLPILKETIEILFQEGLIKVLFATETFSIGLNMPARTVVFTSVRKFDGFSQRWVTPSEFIQMSGRAGRRGLDDRGIVIMMVGEEMDPAVAKEIVRGEQDRLNSAFHLGYNMILNLMRVEGISPEFMLEKCFYQFQNTAGVAELEKQLTEMEEKRANLNIPDEGTIREYYDLRKQLRKFGDDVQAVMSHPEHCLSYMTPGRLVQIKHKDMEFGWGIVVNWKHRKPPKNATEEYNDHQKHVVDVLLNIADGDSVGTKSFEDLPAGVRPPKEDEKSRMEVVPVVLSCIQSIAHVCLRLPKDLKPNDTRNNLKNTLEEVKKRFPDGIATLDPIENMGIKDDEFKKTLRKIEVLESRLLSNPLHESPRLPELYNQYSEKVDLGNKIKETKKKISEAMAIMQLEELKCRKRVLRRFGFINEAEVVQLKARVACEISTGDELMLSELLFNGFFNNLTPEQVASALSVFVFEEKTKETPALTRDDLAKPLREIQAQARIVAKVSQESKLAVNEEEYVQGFHWELMEVIFEWANGKSFADICKMTDVYEGSLIRVFRRLEECLRQMAQAAKVMGSEDLEGKFETALTKVRRDIVAAQSLYL